A region from the Nocardia terpenica genome encodes:
- a CDS encoding flavin-containing monooxygenase, producing the protein MTAADTRRPSVLIVGAGFGGLAMAAELARHGMRNSYSFAPNTEWPRRFSLQPDIKRYIEQVIDSYELRPHLRFGTEVTSAAFDADTATWHIETSTGQSFDVDVIVPATGVLSQPALPSIPGRDSFEGKAFHSARWDHDYDLTGKRVAVIGTGATAIQFHTPDSAAGRATHRLPALRAVHHSQTRHHLRPPAPARLPCSYGITVPGFPDMFLVYGSNTSLGAGSIIYMLERQARYIRQLIEHLAAHRNCYLDIRREVEQRYDDEIQHRLQHTAWTGCASWYRNTNGRVTANWPGTVTEYHRRTRTADLSDFHLIRPPHASPTDSTKPDTGRIEPPQRCSPR; encoded by the coding sequence ATGACCGCGGCAGACACCCGGAGGCCCTCGGTCCTCATCGTCGGGGCGGGATTCGGCGGGCTGGCCATGGCAGCGGAGCTGGCCCGCCACGGCATGCGCAACTCTTACTCGTTCGCACCGAATACCGAATGGCCACGCCGGTTTTCACTGCAACCCGACATCAAGCGCTACATCGAGCAGGTCATCGACAGCTACGAGCTGCGCCCGCATCTACGGTTCGGCACCGAGGTGACCTCCGCCGCCTTCGACGCCGACACCGCCACCTGGCATATCGAGACCAGCACCGGCCAGAGTTTCGACGTGGATGTCATCGTGCCCGCGACCGGCGTCCTGTCGCAGCCCGCACTGCCGTCCATTCCGGGACGGGACTCGTTCGAGGGCAAAGCCTTTCACTCCGCACGATGGGATCACGACTACGACCTGACCGGCAAACGCGTCGCGGTGATCGGCACCGGGGCCACCGCGATCCAGTTTCATACCCCAGATTCAGCCGCAGGTCGCGCAACTCACCGTCTTCCAGCGCTCCGCGCCGTACATCATTCCCAAACCCGACACCACCTACGGCCGCCTGCACCAGCGCGCCTTCCGTGCTCTTACGGCATCACCGTCCCCGGCTTCCCCGACATGTTCCTCGTCTACGGGTCCAACACCAGTCTCGGCGCGGGCTCCATCATCTACATGCTCGAACGCCAGGCTCGCTACATCCGGCAACTGATCGAACACCTCGCCGCCCATCGCAACTGCTACCTCGATATCCGACGCGAGGTGGAACAACGCTACGACGACGAAATCCAACATCGCCTCCAGCACACCGCCTGGACCGGCTGCGCCAGTTGGTACCGCAACACCAACGGCCGCGTCACCGCCAACTGGCCCGGCACCGTCACCGAATACCACCGCCGCACCCGCACAGCCGACCTCAGCGATTTCCATCTCATCCGCCCACCCCACGCAAGCCCAACCGACTCGACGAAACCCGACACAGGACGTATCGAGCCACCGCAGCGTTGCTCGCCCCGATAA
- a CDS encoding helix-turn-helix domain-containing protein, with translation MGERVEMRRRMRGLPRNVVAQLVGRSEEWLRLIESGQRRLNDIAAIVKLAEVLRVHDIGELIDWPAPPLQPPARTPVLLLAPLRQALIADLAEAHPPGRIQPMDVLAVQVAECRRIWQESTTRYSTLSKMLPPLLIGLRAHTETPDRAQAEGADAAECDELLRQTYLSARQLLTRLGAHDLAWLAADRAVEGTRRDRTAITSAVGRWHLSTAFLHMPYPGDCHDYALAAARSTEDAADNTDRAVLVGALQLVAAQAADLSDDLPETSRLLGLARTVAEQLGGDHSVDGIVFGPTRIGMVAIEIALNRNNFDQALQIAADLEVPDTYPTGQLARHHIALARAYLHTGERVGAVFALGKAAEASPEDLRYDLDAHHTLQQLILTGNRVIGRDVIHLAELAGLV, from the coding sequence GTGGGTGAACGTGTGGAAATGCGGCGCCGCATGCGGGGGTTGCCGCGGAATGTGGTGGCCCAGTTGGTTGGTCGCAGCGAGGAGTGGCTGCGGCTTATCGAGAGCGGGCAGCGGCGGCTGAACGATATCGCGGCTATCGTCAAGTTGGCCGAGGTGCTGCGAGTGCACGATATCGGCGAGTTGATCGATTGGCCCGCACCGCCCCTGCAACCACCCGCCCGCACCCCGGTGTTGCTGCTGGCACCGCTGCGCCAGGCGCTCATTGCCGATCTCGCCGAGGCCCACCCGCCCGGCCGTATCCAGCCCATGGACGTGTTGGCGGTGCAGGTCGCCGAGTGCCGACGGATATGGCAGGAGTCGACAACTCGGTATTCGACATTGTCGAAGATGTTGCCGCCGTTGCTGATCGGGCTCCGCGCGCACACTGAGACACCGGATCGGGCACAGGCCGAGGGAGCGGACGCCGCCGAGTGCGACGAGTTGCTGCGGCAGACCTATCTGTCGGCCCGACAGTTGTTGACCCGCCTGGGCGCACACGATCTGGCATGGCTAGCCGCCGACCGGGCGGTGGAGGGGACGCGCCGCGACAGGACGGCGATCACCTCGGCCGTCGGCCGCTGGCATCTGTCCACCGCCTTTCTGCACATGCCCTATCCGGGCGACTGCCACGATTACGCGTTGGCCGCTGCTCGATCGACCGAGGATGCCGCCGACAACACGGATCGCGCCGTGCTGGTCGGCGCGCTGCAGCTGGTGGCCGCCCAGGCCGCCGACCTGTCCGATGACCTCCCGGAAACCAGCCGTCTGCTCGGCCTGGCCCGCACGGTGGCCGAACAACTCGGTGGTGACCACTCGGTGGACGGGATCGTGTTCGGGCCCACCCGAATTGGCATGGTCGCCATCGAAATTGCATTGAACCGCAACAACTTCGATCAAGCCCTGCAGATCGCCGCCGACCTCGAGGTTCCCGACACCTACCCCACCGGGCAGCTCGCCCGCCACCACATCGCCCTGGCGAGGGCTTATCTTCACACCGGAGAGCGTGTCGGTGCGGTCTTCGCGCTCGGCAAGGCCGCCGAGGCCAGCCCCGAGGACCTGCGATACGACCTGGACGCCCATCACACCCTGCAGCAGCTCATCCTCACCGGCAACCGCGTCATCGGCCGCGATGTCATCCACCTGGCCGAGCTGGCAGGACTGGTCTGA